The following nucleotide sequence is from Salvia splendens isolate huo1 chromosome 2, SspV2, whole genome shotgun sequence.
ACCATCTATAACTAGTTAACTTAAAACATGGCCAAACTTAGATAGTAAATGATGGAGATGATCATAGACATACCACAGTATAAACTCCTAGGAAATTCTTGGGTGAGTGAGTGACCAAAAGTATCGTAAAAGTATCTTCGGGGTCATATAGGCTTGACCGACCGTTAAATCAAATAATTGGTGTTGCACAGCTAATGACAAAATAAGATCTACTGATGATACTCATAAGCCAAAAAGAGTCTAATCTATAACTAGCTAAATTAAAACATGGCCGAACTAAGATAGTAAATGATGGAGAGGATCATAAGTCATAGACATTCCATATATACAAAATTCCAGGAAATTCTTGTGTGAGTGAGTAACCTATAGACTGTAATCAAATAAGAGGTGTTCTCCCAGCAGCTAATAACAAAATGAACACAAATACCCTAGAAAGTTTACCAGAGATACCTTTTTCTTCATCCTTATCAGTTTTGATATCATTCTTACTGTCCATTTGCTTGGACTCACACTGGTTAGGAGCAGTCCGAACCCCTCCAGTGACTGACTGCTGATAGAAAACCCCTCCAACACTAGTCAAGAGCAAACACACCAAACCAAAAGGTGTGGCATGCTTATCCCATATCAACACATTGATAGCAACAGTCAAAAACTTGTTCACAACCCCTGTAACCGTAAATGCAGTAGCGGATATAGCCTTTCTAGCTGCGAAGCCGAAAAAGCTAATGAGCAACCCAAACACACAAGACAAAGAAACTGCAGAAAACGCAACGGGTTCAACCAAATCAGCTCCACTCGAGGATCCCAGAGCTGCAAAGACATCAGCATACTCCCCTGTCAAAACCCAAAACAGGGGCGCTATCATCAACGACAAAAGATTATTATACAGCACAAATCCCCAAGTGTTCAACCCAAGATTAGTCACAATGTGCTTGATGTAAACCATCTCTGTCGTGATAGTCACCAAATAGGCGAAAGCCCACGAATAAGTAGTCAGCGTAAATCCATCATCGGTCGCTACATACCCAACCGCACCCCCCAAAATGATCACCAGTGAAAGGAAGGTCAGTTTAGAAGGACAAGGCTGCCTCCTAAACGTTGTGTCAGCTATGGCCACAAGAAGTGGAGTCAAAGATCTGAACACTATGAAGTTATCAACATTGGCATGACGAAGGAGGTTCGTATTCGTGAAAATAGCCAGATAAAACACCAATGCGGCAGGCAGGAACTTCTTTGCTGTCTCTAGGGTTCGTTTGTTTGTCATGTTAAGGGGTAGATAGTCCCCTTATCTACCTTAATATCCTCGTTTGTTTGACATGTTACGTATACACACGACCCGGCATTCAATCTCAAAACCCGTCACTGCAGTTGCTTGGTAattcaaaatttgtgataaCTCTATACCTGCTTTCAGCTGTGATTGTGCAAATCCTCAAAACAATGATAGACCCTCTCACCAACAAATTACACTAATACCCCCATCATTTATTCCTCTTCCTTCCAATACACCGACTCCCTCCAACCCCAAAGCACAAAATCAATATCTCAAAACACCCTTCTTCTCCATTCACCATTCAATCCCTCCGAGACTAACCCTTCACCGAACGGCGGATGGGGCGCTTCCCTCGCCGAAGGCGgcaatccatccgacctcctcTTCCTCGCCGGCGGCGGTTGCTAGTTCTTTCTGCTCTTCTGTAAATTcacttttaaaaaaacaaaaacaaaaacaaaaacaaaaacaaaaacgtaATATTTCAAGATGATGCTGAGAATCTAGCGCGTTCCTACTGTCGTCTCTAACTACCAGAAGGAGGATTCCAATGAAGGCTACGGCCGCAATTGCCTCAGAAGCTGTTTCCTACCAAGTGTTTGATCTTTTGTtcaattgaattttaattttgattttgtggAATTCACTGATTTGGTTTGTGGAATTAGGGGCAAAATTACCTCTCTGTGCTTTTAAGAAGGAGAGTAGCAATGTTGTTGTGGAAAAGAATTCTGTTGCCATTGATGAGAAGGAGCTTCAACCAGATTTCTTGGATCCAAGAAATTAGTATGGATCATGtatattatactcctactaATTGTTTGTTTTGCCACCTTCGGAGTAGGCGCCACAGGTACAGATGTGCTCTCGTCAACCATCTCCGGTAGCACATCAGCATGAAAAACTTCGTCGGGGAAGAGTTCCTCTAAAGTCGGTGGAGAGGACATCTCTGAATCTTCATTCAAATCAGCCTTAGATCCATAAATTTTGTGAACCGCATCCCTTGTGTCCACTGACCGAACTCCCTCCGCACGGTCCTTGCCGAAGATCTCTTTCCAGTCATTCAACATTAACTTCAGGCAAAGATCTTCGTTTGATTTGGTAACCTCCGGTATCGCAGGTTGCAGCGTCCTCACAAGGGGCTAAATTTGGGGATGAAGTATGTATTTGAGGAGAAGTTGAAATTGGGGGCGCGAACGAATTTGGTTTCAACGCCATATAGAGTTACGAGGATATTTCgggaattataaaattttatgagGCTATTTTTGTCAATAGAATTTTGTATCTACCGTTTTGATGTATCATACCAAACAGATGTATGGCAAACATATGATACGTATATTGCCAAACAAACTGCTGAAGGTGATTACTATgcaaaaatgaaaacataaaaatagtGTTAAATATATGCTAACATATGTTAGACCAACATGGCAAACAAACGTGCCCCTAGATTAAAAGGATCGTGGTGCAAGAACCCAAGTTTACCAAGAATCCAAACACCTGCGGCTGAAGTTAAATACTGGAGAGCAGTGAGTAAACCAGGGTAATTAAACTTGGTAATCGCTAATTTGTTGATCAGAGAAAGCAAGCTGGAGCAAAGAGCATAACCGATCACCAAGCTGCTAGTTGCACAGTATTGCTTCTGCGCCTCCAACCGCATCAACGCAGGGCTTTTAAATTGGAGAAATTTAGCAGAGTTAAGCTAAATCCTGATGGAATCGAATGGATCGATATGAATTCATCAGTTCGTTAGCAGAATAGACGATCTGTccgtgataaaaaaaaatggggTGAAGAGAAACCCTAAAAATTGATGGGGGGAATGAGAAGGAAAAAATTGTGGCAAAATTGACAAGAAATGTGGTTCGTGTAaagctaaaaaaaaaaaaatgcgtgGAATGGAAAATCAtgggttttttcttcttttgtactaGACAAAAGATATCATTCCTTGTTTGTActacactttttttttgttccggatttaggagagacgcatgaccctcatgcgtctctttttaatgagacgcatgactctcatgcgtcttttatagagacgcatgaaagtcatgcgtctctcttttttttccgttttattttaacgacgcatgagcgtcatgcgtctctataaaagacgcatgaggctcatgcgtcttttattttttttaaattccaccgacgacgcatgagcgtcatgcgtcttatagagagacgcatgaggctcatgcgtctctaacttcGAATTAAAACACCAGCGAAGGCAGTAGCTCATTCACGACGCAGAGAGGCAAAACTTGGTGGCAATTTTTTCTTTCTGATTCGGCGAAGAAGACGATTTCCACTCGTGTTCCGGTAAGTTTCGTTCAATCCTTCTACCTTCCTtccttatttgttgttaatttgaATAGATTGATTAGATTTCCCCTAATatttgtaaattagggtttataacaaATAGCTccaatttggttgatttttttgttgtttagttAATTGTAATGGATTTTAGTGGCTAAATTCATGCTATTGTATAATATTGGTATGTTTTAGATGATTGAtgttgtgattttggttgtaaattagggtttataacaaATAACCTAACTCATTACACTTGCAACCCTATCACTCGTTGTTCTCTTGTTATATTATGTTATTTGTACATGCCATTGtgagtttgtaattgttgttttgtgaatatgtaCTTATACTAGATGGCGACTTCAAGTTCAACCGGACATTTATTGTATGGACCCGAAGACCCGCCCGTCttaaatatgcaaaaaaatcacatttcaaataaactcatGAAAGAGGGAACAACCCAAGTATTTAAAGTCAGAAGGACTGAAAGTAAGACTTGGGACGTCGACATTCATGAGAATGTAAGATATTGGCTTGACGtctttggtttcaaaggcgtgatCGATTGTGGGAAGCCAATGAAGGTCGACAATGAGTTGATCACGGCGttgattgagcgttggaggccggAGACACACACATTCCATCTACCGATCGGTGAGACGACGATcaccttggaagatgtgcaagccaTCTGGGGCTTGAGGGCGGATGGTCTCGTTTTCACAGGGCGTGACTATCATGACAACTTTCCAGATTGGACCAGCAAGTGCCGCGATCTGCTGGGATGGATACCAGATTCATCCACAGAGACAAAGCAAGGCGGTTTGCTGATGACCGCGCTCATCAACCAGACTAGGATGCCACTGGGTGATGACCTACCTACGTACGTTTACATCCAAAGGGCACGTATCCATGCCCTAGTTTTATTAGGAGGTCTCATTCTACCGGACACCACGGGCTGTAAGGTGCcatttatgtggttgaatgGGCTTGGGGATCCGGAACAGGTGAAGAATATTAGTTGGGGAAGTGCGGCATTGGCCTACCTTTATCATTATCTGTGCGAGGCTTCCATGGATAAGAGAAAAGAGTTGGGCTGGCCTATGATCCTTCTGCAgctatgggcgtgggaaagaatgcccacattgaggCCTGCGTTCATAGGAGCAGTTGTGCACGAGCCATATACACCATGTGGCGCCAGGTATATACctaagtatttatttattaatgcatattgggttattttcttacatcAATTTATGTATAGGTGGAAAGGAACAACACAGATAGGAAATGCTCCTAGATACTCGGTTGAGCATTACCGTGACCAAATATCTCTGATTAGACCTGACCAGGTGAATATTCTTTCGGTTTAGACTTCATTTATGAACTTATTGTGAAATTAATTTGGCATTTGCATTGTTGTTTTGTAGTTTATCTGGACGCCATACGCACATTGCATACTGCCTGACTACTGCAATGATGTGAATGGATACTCTTTGTGCGAAACCTACTTGGTATGTTGGGCCTATGTCGAGGCCCATGAGCCTGGAAGAGTGCGCCGACAGTTCAATCGGTATCAGGATATACCGCATTACGTAGATAGGATGCTAAGGAACGCCGATCATTTGGGCAAAAATGATCGGCGTGGCAGGAAGGGCAACAACTGGGCAAACACGCATCAGTTCTACATTGGGGAGTGGGACATGAGGTATGAGAGGTTCCAAGCTGCCGAATACGCCGTACCGATGTCCATGAATATTCCCATGAACCCGGGGTATATGGCGTGGTATAACAGGATTACCGTGACGTACATGACTCAGCCTGGGACACGGGCCACTGGTGGGATGAACGAGTCGGCTGCTTCGATGAGACTATTTGtaagtttgttatattaaacTATATGCTTTCATGTGATATAGATTGTTTAGTATTGATACGTGTATCATTTTTTTGTCTAGGTTGAGGGTTTTCAGCAGGTTTTCCATTTAACTACGGAAGACGAAATGGACCCACGAGTGCGCCAGATTCGAGAAATTGTGAAGAATGTCCTCGAATCTACGAACAACGCTAATGTCATGGAGTACCCCGCTTCGCAACATCAGAATGTGGTCATGCCTTATGAACCAGAAGTAGTGCCACGGCGTCGTGGAGTGCCTGGTGTTCGGACTGGGGGACACGGCTACACAAAGCAGTTTAGGATGTCCCAGCCGTTGCCCGATTATGCCGCACCAGAGCCGCAGTATCAAGAGCCTGACCCACCCCAGTGGTATGCATACCCGGAGCATGAGTCCCA
It contains:
- the LOC121792404 gene encoding GDP-fucose transporter 1-like isoform X1, whose amino-acid sequence is MTNKRTLETAKKFLPAALVFYLAIFTNTNLLRHANVDNFIVFRSLTPLLVAIADTTFRRQPCPSKLTFLSLVIILGGAVGYVATDDGFTLTTYSWAFAYLVTITTEMVYIKHIVTNLGLNTWGFVLYNNLLSLMIAPLFWVLTGEYADVFAALGSSSGADLVEPVAFSAVSLSCVFGLLISFFGFAARKAISATAFTVTGVVNKFLTVAINVLIWDKHATPFGLVCLLLTSVGGVFYQQSVTGGVRTAPNQCESKQMDSKNDIKTDKDEEKGISGKLSRVFVFILLLAAGRTPLI
- the LOC121792404 gene encoding GDP-fucose transporter 1-like isoform X2, with amino-acid sequence MRLEAQKQYCATSSLVIGYALCSSLLSLINKLAITKFNYPGLLTALQYLTSAAGVWILGKLGFLHHDPFNLGTAKKFLPAALVFYLAIFTNTNLLRHANVDNFIVFRSLTPLLVAIADTTFRRQPCPSKLTFLSLVIILGGAVGYVATDDGFTLTTYSWAFAYLVTITTEMVYIKHIVTNLGLNTWGFVLYNNLLSLMIAPLFWVLTGEYADVFAALGSSSGADLVEPVAFSAVSLSCVFGLLISFFGFAARKAISATAFTVTGVVNKFLTVAINVLIWDKHATPFGLVCLLLTSVGGVFYQQSVTGGVRTAPNQCESKQMDSKNDIKTDKDEEKGISGKLSRVFVFILLLAAGRTPLI